A single region of the Nostoc sp. ATCC 53789 genome encodes:
- a CDS encoding Nif11-like leader peptide family natural product precursor, translating into MAFEQIEAFLKKMQSEPELKNEVLAAPTADDVARIALKLGFEFSGDELLRMSGKKVGSITVRKTDLPGEYN; encoded by the coding sequence ATGGCTTTTGAGCAAATCGAAGCATTTTTAAAGAAAATGCAGTCTGAACCTGAACTTAAAAACGAGGTGCTTGCAGCACCAACCGCAGATGATGTTGCGCGAATAGCACTAAAGCTTGGTTTTGAATTTTCAGGTGATGAATTATTGAGAATGTCAGGTAAGAAAGTTGGCAGCATTACTGTTAGAAAAACTGATCTTCCTGGAGAGTACAACTAG